One Ignavibacterium album JCM 16511 genomic region harbors:
- a CDS encoding pyridoxal-phosphate dependent enzyme, whose amino-acid sequence MEFKNNILEQIGNTPLIKLNKINKGLKPKIFAKLESANPGGSVKDRIGLAMIEDAEKRGELKPGGTIIEATSGNTGIGLALTAAVKGYKCIFVVTDKVSQEKINYLKALGAEVIVVSRFVDPDDPEYYVNVAKRLHKEIPNSFFAYQYSNPSNPEMHYRTTGPELWRQTDGKITHFISSIGTGGTISGTGRFLKEKNPNIQVIAADPLGSIFKHYKETGELIKGTPYLVEGIGQDCLPANVHFQYIDKIYNISDKESFAAARKLTLEEGIFCGGSTGAIVNVALQVAKDCSEDDVIVFIVCDTGERYLSKMHNEEWLRQNRMLDPEIRVLRDLSDLKKQKGFEEIVSVKENDSIKDVLELISRTGYSNIPVLRGRQSVGCIRENKLLAKLVDDPTLYNAKVKDLMEESLPVIDAKTEISDVKKYLKENSAILVSDFGLITDIITRYDLINLSV is encoded by the coding sequence GTGGAATTTAAAAACAATATATTAGAACAGATTGGTAATACACCACTAATTAAACTTAATAAGATTAACAAAGGTCTTAAGCCAAAAATATTTGCTAAACTAGAGTCAGCTAATCCGGGTGGAAGCGTTAAAGACCGAATCGGACTTGCAATGATTGAAGATGCTGAGAAGCGAGGTGAATTAAAACCGGGCGGAACAATAATAGAAGCAACAAGTGGTAATACTGGAATTGGTCTTGCACTCACTGCGGCAGTTAAAGGATACAAATGTATATTCGTTGTTACGGATAAAGTTAGTCAGGAAAAAATTAATTATCTAAAAGCTTTAGGTGCCGAAGTTATTGTAGTATCAAGATTCGTTGATCCCGATGATCCTGAATACTATGTTAATGTAGCAAAACGACTTCATAAAGAAATTCCCAATTCTTTTTTTGCTTATCAATATTCAAATCCATCGAATCCTGAAATGCACTACAGAACGACAGGTCCGGAATTATGGCGTCAGACTGATGGAAAGATTACTCATTTCATTTCAAGCATTGGCACTGGTGGAACAATTAGCGGCACAGGCAGATTTCTGAAAGAAAAAAATCCAAACATACAAGTTATAGCTGCTGATCCGCTTGGTTCGATTTTCAAACATTACAAAGAAACAGGTGAGTTGATTAAAGGAACTCCTTATCTTGTTGAAGGTATTGGTCAGGATTGTTTACCTGCGAATGTTCATTTTCAGTACATTGATAAAATTTATAATATAAGTGATAAGGAATCTTTTGCTGCTGCAAGAAAATTAACGCTTGAGGAAGGAATTTTTTGTGGTGGCAGTACAGGTGCAATTGTTAATGTAGCTTTACAGGTTGCAAAAGATTGTTCGGAAGATGATGTTATTGTTTTTATTGTTTGCGATACCGGTGAAAGATATTTATCTAAGATGCACAATGAAGAATGGCTGAGACAAAACAGAATGCTTGATCCTGAAATCAGAGTACTCAGAGATTTATCTGATCTTAAAAAACAAAAAGGTTTTGAAGAAATTGTTTCAGTCAAAGAAAACGATTCAATTAAGGATGTACTTGAGTTAATCAGCAGAACTGGTTATTCAAATATACCTGTACTGAGAGGACGACAATCAGTTGGTTGTATCAGAGAAAATAAACTTCTCGCAAAACTTGTTGATGATCCCACTTTATACAATGCAAAGGTTAAAGACCTTATGGAAGAATCTCTTCCTGTGATTGATGCAAAAACTGAAATTTCAGATGTAAAAAAATATCTTAAAGAAAATTCAGCAATTCTTGTCAGCGACTTTGGATTGATTACAGATATAATTACAAGATATGATTTGATTAATCTGAGTGTGTAA
- a CDS encoding four helix bundle protein yields the protein MNKNTNKKYDLEDRLIEFAVLIIKIAENLKNSRAGNHIAGQIVRSGTSPSLNYGEAQSAESLSDFIHKFKILLKELRETRVALKIIKRVPLINDIELVDKGITECNELISIFVKSIDTANKNTKKDKNN from the coding sequence ATGAACAAAAACACAAATAAAAAATATGATCTGGAAGATAGATTAATAGAATTCGCAGTGTTAATAATTAAAATTGCCGAAAATTTAAAAAATTCACGAGCAGGAAATCACATTGCAGGACAAATAGTTCGTTCAGGGACTTCGCCTTCATTAAATTATGGCGAAGCTCAAAGTGCCGAATCATTAAGTGATTTTATTCATAAGTTTAAAATTTTGTTGAAGGAGTTAAGAGAAACACGAGTGGCTTTGAAAATTATAAAAAGAGTACCTTTGATAAATGATATAGAATTAGTTGATAAAGGAATTACTGAATGCAATGAACTTATTTCAATTTTTGTTAAAAGTATCGATACAGCAAATAAGAATACAAAAAAGGATAAAAATAATTAG